The sequence TCAAGGGTTGGCGCATCGTTCGAGGATCTCGAGCGCATGCGTGTCGAGTTCGATGCCGCGTTCGGCCGCCTGCCGGCGTCGGGCATAGCGCCGCGCACCGGGCAGCTTCGGCGTGCCGGAGTCGTGCACCGCAGCCACCAGCGGCTCGACCCGCGCGGCCACGTCGGCGCCGGCGCAGCGCGGATCGATCAGCAGCAGAAACTGCCCGCACTTGGACGGCTTGTTGCCCGGCACCGGTGCCTCGAAGCCTAACGGGCTGCCGCTCAGGGCCGCCGCCAGGATCTCCACCATGAACGCGATCGATGCGCCCTTCACGCCGCCGAAGGCGACCAGTGCGCCGCCGTCGAGCACGCGTGAGGCATCGGTGGTCGGCTGGCCGTCGGCATCGACGCCGACGCCTTCCGGCAACGGGCGTCGTTCGCGCGCCGCACGCAGCACGTCGCCCTGCGACATCACGCTCGCCGCCTGGTCCCAGACGATCGGCAGGCCGTTGGCGCGCGGGCAGGCGAAGGCCGAGGCGTTGGTCCCGAAAACCGCTTTCGCGCCGCCCCAGCCGGTGACGCGGGCGCGCGAGGTGACGCAGCTCATCGCGATGAAGCCGTGTGCGGCGAAGGGCTCGATGTCGGGCCACAGCGCGGCGAAGTGGTGGGCATCGCGTATCAGCAGTACTGCAGTGCCAGTGTGCGACGCGCGCTGCATCAGGTCGTCGCGCCACTGCGCGAGCGCGAGATGCGTGAATCCCTGGCGCGCATCGATCACCAGCATCGAGTCGCGCGAGCTCGCCACCTCGGGCAGTACCGTGCCATCCGCATAGCCGGTGCGTACCGCCTCGATGTAGCCGGGCAGGCGCAGCAGGCCGTGGCTCGGCGTGCCGTCGCGCTCGCAGGCGACGATGGTGGCGGCGATCGGCGCGGCGACCTGCGGGGAGAAGCCGTTGCGGACGAGCGTGTCCTCGACGCGGGCGAGCAGTGTGGCCTCAGGGATGAACTGCGTGATGAACTGCGGGATGCGCTGCGCCATCTACAGCGTGCCCTTGGCCAGCCCGGCCAGCTCCGCCATCAGCGCCGTGTCCTGCCGGCGTGCGGGCGCGAGCGCCGTCGCGAACGATGGCACCAGGTCGCCGGCGATCCACGCCGCGCACAACGATCCGGTCGCGCAGGCGCCCATCGAACCGAAGCCCGACAGTGCCCCGGCGACGAACGCGCCCGGCGTGGCCATCGGCCCGATCAGCGGCCAGTTCTCCGTCGTCTGCGTGTAGTAGCCACCGTAGTGCCGTACTCCCCGCGGCAGCTTGCCGATGTAGGCCGCGAGCTTCGGCTGCAGCCGGCTCACCGCGCGGATCACCGAGTCGGGGAACTGCGGGTCTATCGGCGCGGTTCCATGTGAGTCGGCATGCGGGCTGCTCGGCGTCTCGTTGTAGGCCCAGCCGACCTTGATCCAGTTGCCATCGACCGGCCCGTCCGGACGGCAGTGGATGCCACCCTTCATCGGCTCGGTGAGCCGGCGCGTCGCCGGATCGGAGGCGAGCAGCGCACGGTCCTCGTCGCTCCAGGCGAGCGACTGGCCGTCGAGGTCGATCGCGAACGGCTGGTGCCGCGCGACCGCGTGCAGCGTGTCGGGGAAGGCGATCTTCTGCTGGAACACGCACTCGACCTGCAGGTCTTCACCGAGCATCGACGCGATGTCCTGCAGGTACGGGCCAGCGGCGTTGACGACGCGCTCAGTGATGAGCGTCGTCGGTGTCGGGGATTCCGGCGTGGCGATCTCCAGCCGGAACGGCGTGCCAGCGGTGATCGACTTCACCTCGCCGCGCAACAGCGTGCCGCCCGCTTCGCGGATGGCCTCCAGCATCAGGCTGCCCATCTGTTGCGCGTCGATCGAGCCGGCGCGGCGGATGTGGATGACGGTGGCGATGTCGTCCGCGAACGCGGGGAAGGTGCGGCGGATGAGCGCGCGGTCGAGCAGCACGTCTACGCCGGACGGCGATCCCTGCCAGGGCGTGCGACGGGGCTGGATGTAGTCGCCCTCGCTCCCGCTCGCGCGCAGGCGGATCTGGCCGGGGGCTTCGGCATAGCCAAGGTGCAGCGCATCGATCAGGTCCTGCGGGTTCTCGCGCCGGGTGACCAGCGCATAGCCGCCGCGCGTCATGTTCAACCGCCCGCCGGAGGCCTCGTCGAGCTGTTCCATCAGGTCGATCGAGTGGTCGGTAAACGCCGTCATCACCCGATGCGGCCACCAGTTGCGGTAGTTCTCGCCCGACTGGGCGGAGGTGAGGCTCATCGGGGGCCGCGGGTCGATGAGCGCGATACGACGTACGCCGTGGTCGCGGACCAGATAGTAGGCGACGGCGATGCCGATGGATCCGGTGCCGATGATGGCGACGTCGACGGGGTGCATGGAAGATTCCAGGAGCGTATCCGCTCAAGTGTAGCGGGGAGGTCGGGAGCTGGACAGGTGCACTTCGGGGTCTGCACGCCGCCGGCCCCGCCCACGGCCGCGCCGCCTTCGCGTCGACGGCAACCTGTGTCGTTACCTTCGGGTAACCCTGCCCCGACCACAATCCGGCAACGGTGCCGGGTTGCCCGGACACCGTCACCTCGAACCCCTGGAAAGGATAATCATGTCCGTACACGCCAGATCCGGCGCAGCCCTGATCATCGCAATGGCCTCGACGTTCTCGGCTTTCGACGCATCCGCAAAGGATGTCGCTGGCCGCTACGTCAGTCTCTACGCCGGGCCGAGCAGCCTGTCTTCGACCACCCTGACCGAGTCGCGAACCTCTGGTGGCACCGCGAGCGGCGACACGAGCTTCGACACCGGCGTCGGGTTCGGCGGCGCATTCGGCTATCGCTACGGCAATGGCTGGGCCGCTGAAGTTGCCTGGGACTTCCGTCGCCACGGCGTGAAGAAGATCGGTACATCGTCCGTCGATGGTGACTTCGCATCCAACACGTTCTTCGTGAACGGGTACTACCGGTTCGCGAAATGGGGCGACATCCGCCCGTTCGTAGGGGCAGGACTGGGGTGGACGCAGGAAATCGACATCGACATCAAACGCAACGGACGTGAACTGAGCTATTCCCGCTCAGGTGCAGCGGCTGTTCAGGTAATGTTCGGAGGAGAATGGGATCTTTCCCCGAAGTGGAGCCTGGTGGGCGATGTCAGATTGATGCGGGTCAGTACGGGCACCTTCGATGCGGAGGATGCTGCTGCAGGCGGCAGGATCTCCGGCGATATCAAGTACCGGCCCGTTTCGATCAACCTCGGCGTGACCTACCGGTTCTGATCCCGGGGCGCCACTGAAAGACGGCCTCGGCCATGCCCAGAATCCTCTTAGTCGAAGACCACCCGCGCATGGCCCAGGTCATCTGCAGCATGCTGGAACGAAACGGGATAGCCTGTGATGCAGTGATCAGCCTGGGTCAGGCTGCAGCAGCGATGGCGGACGCTCGCTACGACGCAATGATCCTCGACCGTGGCCTGCCCGATGGTGACGGTTTGCAAGTGCTTGTCCGGCTGCGCGCCATGCGGGAATCCATCCCCTGCATGGTGCTTACCGCTCGGGATGCCCTGGGCGACCGTGTCGACGGACTGGATGCCGGCGCAGACGACTATCTGACCAAACCGTTCGAGATGGATGAGTTGCTCGCCCGAACGCGGGCGCTGCTTCGCCGCAGCCAGCCCTGGATGCCGACGGAGGTGACCTTCGGAGACATACGACTGGTGCCGCAGCTCAGTTCGTTGTGCGTCGCACATTCCTGCATGACCCTGTCTCCGACCGAGTTGCAGATCATGCTTGCGCTGGCCCGACACGAGGGGAGTGTCGTGAGGCGAAGCATGCTGGAGACTGCTGCCTGGGGCCTGTCATCTGCCGTGACACCGAAGGCCCTGGATGTTGCCATTCACCGCCTTCGTGGAAAACTGGCGACATTGCGTTCCACCGTGTCGATCGCCAACTCGAAGGGAATAGGTTATGCGCTGGTCGTTCCCGAGGACGCCTAGCCTCGCGCTGCGGCTGTCGATCGCGTTCGCCCTGTCCATCTTCATTGTTGCCGGCGCTTACCTGGCGGTTCAGATGGTGCTGGCCCAGCGTTTCGCAAGCTTCATTACCGAGCAGAGCCTCAAGGGCCAGACCAACGACATCGCCGAAGCCATCGATGCGGGTTCGTCCGATGGCAGCGTGGTCGTCCGGCTCGGCGGCATCGATAACTTCGGGTTCGATGCGTTCTTCGCGAACCTGAAGTACCGCGTGCTGACCGAGGATGGGCGGGTCGTCGCCTCGTCGGAGAGCCGGTTCGACAGCCTGATGCCCACGATTCCGGTCGAACGACAGGATGGCTTCTACCTGCCGACCCTGATCGATGGTGTTCGCTTCCATGTCGCAGCCGTACGCCATAGCGTCGATGGCCGCGCCTTCCTGGTTCAGGTCGGGCGCAGCGACCGGTTTGCCGAACTCGCCCAGGAAGCGATCGTGCCTGCCGTCAACCAGGCGGTAGGAGTCATCGTCGCGATATCCATCGTGGTGCTGTCGATCCTCAGTTTCCTGGGGATACGCAGCGTGTTGCGGCCGATCAGGATCGCCAGCGAGACGGCGAAAACGGTCGGGCAGGCCAATCTTTCTGCACGTTTGCCTGTAGAGGATGTGCCCTCCGAGATCCGTCCGCTGATCGCGGCGTTCAATGACGCGCTGGCTCGCCTCGAGGTGGCTTTTTCCAGCCAGCAACGGTTCTTCGCCAATGCCGCACACGAGCTGAAGACGCCCCTCGCGCTCTTGCGCGGGCAACTCGAAGACGCAGCGGGAACGATCCCGGCCCCGGCCCTGCGCGATGTGGATTCCATCGCACGCACCGTCAACCAATTGCTGCACATCGCCGAGGTGTCGGGTGGAAGATCGCTCGACAAGCGGCCGACTGCAGTCGATGAGGTCGCCCGGCAGGTCGTCGGGTTTCTGTCCTGGCGGGCCGAGCGCGCGGGAGTCAGTCTGCACATCGTCTGCGAGCCGGCGGGGGTCGATATCCTGTCAGACCAGGGAGAGTTGTTCGTCCTGCTCAAGAACCTGGTCGAGAACGCCGTGGATTTCTCGCCCGAGGGCGGTACCGTGTGTATCTGGGTGGGTTCCGATCGAATCGCCGTCGAGGACCAGGGCCACGGGGTGCCGGAGGACCAGCGCGAAAAGGTGTTCGAACGATTCTGGCGAGGTTCGCAGGGCGATCGGCCAGGTTCGGGACTGGGTCTGGCGATCTGCCTCGAGGTGGCAACTGCGCACCAGTGGCAGATCAGGTGCACGGAAGCCGCGTCCGGCGGGGCTCGTTTCGAAGTGATATTCGCGGCGCCGTGATCGTCGCAGGTATGCGGCGCCGGCGCCGCGCCGTGCATCGGGGCTGCTAGAAGTCGAAGGTGCGCACGATGATGCGCGGTGCGGTGGTATCCGCTGCCTGTTCAGTGATGCTTGCGCGCACGATGCCCGCAGGTTCGGGTGCCCGCTCCAGCAGTCGCTGGTTCTCGCGCACTACGGCCTCGCAGCCGGGCATGCTCGTCACGCCAATCCCGACGGTGCAGACGCGGACCACGGTTGCGCGGACCTCCAGGGTCGCACGCGCCTGGCGCGTCTGTGCCATGACCGGCCCGGACGCGAGATCCGTCGCCAGCGCGATCGAGCACAGCGATAGAACCCTGGTCCGCATGACCCAAGGTAACGGCAGGATGGTGCAGGACTTGACCCCGGCGGCACCCCGGGGGCATTGCCGGCCCGATCGCTAGAAGTCCAGGGTGACGGTCAACCAGTCGGTGTACCCGCCGGGGCGCGCGTCACGCGGTCCGTCCAGGCGCCCGAATACCGGTAACTGAAGGCTGGCCTGTTGCTTGGCACCCACGTTGAGCGTCACGGCCGGATCACCGCTCGCACGCCACAACCGGGTCCTGCTCGCGTCCCGGAACAGGTTGTATTCGAGAGACGAGCCGCCGGGCCCCGCCATGCGCCGCCGGCTGTCGGTGCCGCCCGAGCCGGCCGAAACGGCAGTGCGCATCATCACCACCACATCGGCGATGCCGGTGTTCCTGCAGATCACTTCGATGTTGCCCAGGCTGCGATCGACTGGCATCTCTGCAAGGATATCGACGCTGCCGAAGCTCATCGCCGGCACCTGCAGGTCGCAGGACACCTGCGCCTGCGCGGTGGGCAGGGTCAGAATCGCTGCCGCGGTGAGCAGACCGGTCAGGGCCCGGCGGGTCGACATGATAGCGGTCCTATCTCGTGATAGCCGCCCAACGGCAGGGACGGGGACAGCTCGAATTCTACGCTGCAGGCGGCGCCATCGCGCTCGACCTGTAGTCGCAGGATGCCGGGGCTGGCGCGCACGAAGATTTCGCCGCGGGGACCCACGCGCGATGTCTCCACGCCGCTGGCGCCACGCACGGTGGTGCCAGGCGGTGGCACGGTGCCGTCCGGATCGATCACGCGTACAAGCGCGCTGGACACGCGCTTCACGCCCAGGATGGCGATGACCGCGCTGCGCGGGGCAACCACGAAGCGGGTGCGCTCATCGAGCACGGTCACGTCCGCAGGCAGTGCATCGACATCGACATCGACCCGGTGGGGCACGAGAGCGCTCACCCTCGGCAGCACCAGGCGGCCCGTGCTGTCGGTGCGGCCTGCAGGCTGGCTGTTGAAGCTCACCGGCACATCGGCCACGTCGGGCACCCGCACCAGGGCGAAGCTGTCGTTGATGGAACGCGCGGCGAACACGGCACCGCCGACAGTGCCCAGGCTGCCACGGGCCCCGAAACGGGACGCGCCAGGCTGGCCCTGCGTGGCCGAGTGCTCTGCCGAGAGCAGAACGGCGCGCGACTGGGCGAAAACGGATGCCTCGCCGCGGGTGCCCGCGCTGCCCTCGTTGCCGGACACTCGATAGCCGAAGCCTTCCGACAGCGGCAGCGGTCGCTGCAGGCTGATGCTGTTCTGGCGCAGCGAGCCGCCTTCCGAGGAGACGGACGCAAACTGGTTCTTGTCCAGGGGCAGGCTCAGGGTCAGGCGCAGCGAGTCGCTGGTGCGCTCCGCGAAGCTCGTGCGCGCGGCAGTCAACAGCACCGCGGTGCCCCTGGGCAGGTTCCAGATCAGGCTGAGGTTGGCGCTGCGCTGCGCCTGGCCATTGGCGGCGCGCTGGTCGATCCACCCCGAATTGATGCTGACGCCGGCGCGCAGCTGCTGGCCTGCCGTCACTGTCACCTGGCGCTGTGTCGCCAGGGCAGGGTCGAGCACGCCGGCGAGCCGGAAGCCGTCGTCGGACTGATCCCAGCGCAGCGTGGCGGAGCGCCGCGGCGAGACATATCGGTAGCCTGCACCGCCCAGCCAGTGGATCCGGCCTGCGTTCTCGTTGACGGCGCCGGAGATCTCGGCCTCGCCTGCGGGCAGGGCGAAGGTGGCTGCAGCGCCCGCCACGCGGGTCACGCCCGCTTCCAGCTCGGCGCGGGCCTCCAGGGTAAGGGTGTCCGACATGCCCTGCCGCCAGAGCGCGCTCAGGTAGCTGTTGCCGTATTCGGGGTCTCCGGTCACGAGCGCCTTGCGCAGCGTGCCGGCTGACATCGCGTACTGCGAGAGGCCCTGGCGCAGCAGCCTGCCCGTGCTGTAGAAGGCGGCGTCCACCCGCTGTTCCCGGCCCAGCGCGTCGCGAATCACCAGCCGCGCCTGACCGGCGCCGGTGACCACGGGCAGTTCGTTGAGCGTGAACGGTCCTGCCGGCACGCCGAGCGAGCGACGCAGCTGGTCATTGATGAAGACGTCCACCGTGGATGGCGTGACCGCCTCGCCGCTGAACCGCGGCATGGGCTGGGTCACGAAGCCGGGGCGTAATCCGTAGTTGGAATACAGCGAGACCCCGCCGAAGCGCAGCGGCAGGCCGAAGGCGCCTGGCTGAGCGGTCACGTCGCCCGCCTCCAGCGTGGTGGCGTTGTTGATCCAGTCGTAACGATAGGTGGTGGCCAGCCGCTCCGTGCCCCTGCGCTGCGCAACATCGCCGCCCAGGTTACGGTTCACGAAGGAATGGGTCAGCGATCCGTAGCGGGAAGTTCCGACGATATCGAACAGTCCCGCGCCCGAAACCGTCCCGTTGCCCGAGTTGACCGAGAAATCGTAGTTCACGAACGCGGCGGGGCTGCCGGGCGTGATGTCGATGGGCTCCAGTTGCAGCGATTGCGCGCTGCCGGGGAACACGCTGGCTGGTGCCATGATGTCGGCCCTTCCTTCACGCACATCGAAGCGCTGCAGCGTAAGGCCGAGGGTCTTCAGCCGATGGAAGGGCTCGCCACCGTCCACGAACGCGGCCGGGGCGGCGGGCGGTCGCAGGCCGAGGCTGCGCAGGGCCGAGCCCGAGAGGTAAAGCTCGCCCTCGCGCTCCGATGCCAGCACCACGACGGGCGCCTGCCCGTTGAGACGCACTTCGATCGCTGCCGGACTGGCCTGCGCACCCGCGGCCGAGAAGGCTGCCGCCCACAGCGCCAGTGCAAGGCGCCACCGCCTGCGCATCAGCGCGGCGGTTGCAGTTCCACCGTCTCGGTGCTGCCACCCGGCAGGGCTACGACGATGGACCGACCCAGCTCCGGCGCGCGCCAGCGACGCGTCTGACCAGGCAGCACATAGCCGCTGCCGCCTTCCAGGTCGCGCGCACCCTCCAGGCGTATGCCTGCCAGAAGTGCCGTGGCGTCTCCACGGTTCTCTACCTCCAGGAACGGACCGTCCGGCGAATCGACCCTGCGCCACTGCAGTGAGGGGACGGCGCGGGGCGGAGTCACGAACACCGGCAGAGTGACACGCAGCACGGTGGCGAGCCCTGTGACAGGCAGCCGGGCAGGAGATTCCTGTAGCGCGATCCGGTAGGTGAGCTGGCGCTGCGGGTCGGCCGGACGCACGAACAGGATGCGCACCACCTGGCGCTCTCCCGGCCGCAGGTCGAACAACGGTGGGCTGGCCACGAAGTCTGCGGTGGGTTCGAGCTGATCGCCCGATGCGTTCGCCCTCCAGGCAAACCGCTCCACCGTGAGCTGGATCTCGGTGCTGCCGTTGTTGATGACCTCGATCGACCCGCCCGTCTGACCCGCGCGCAGATCCACCCGCACCGGGGAGACGGAAAAGGAGCCTGCCGCCAGTGCCACGCTGCCGCTGCCGATGCCGATGCCGAGCAGCGCCGCGAACAGCACCAGCGCCCGGCGCACTGACGCGGATCGTGCTGACAGGAATCGTACTGACGCAGAGCGTATCGACGCAGAGCGCATGTGCAGCCTCACAAGAAAACGGGCGAGTTCATCGCTCGCCCGTGGACACTGCGCTGCCTTGCCAGCCTTGCCGGAACAGCGAACCCTCAGAAATCGACAACGATGGTGACGGTCTGCGAATAGCTGCCCGCAGCGACCGTCTGGCCCGAGGCGATACTGCCGAAGATATCGATGCTCTGCGTGAAGCCGGTGCCTGTGCGCTGCGCACCGGTTGCATCAAACGGAAGCTGCGTGGTGCGGCTGACATTGGTGAACAGGCCGTATTCGAGCACGGCACCGGCCGGACCGACCATTCGCCGCGGGGTCGTCGGGGAGAACACGCGGTAGGTCTGGCCGTTGCTGCAGGTCACGGAAAGCGTGGCCGATGCAGTGACCTCTGCCGAGCCGTTGTACGTGGGAAAAGTCAGCGGGGCGGTGCTGATCACGCAGGCACCCACTACGGTTGCGCTGACCGACATCGTTGCCGATACCTGTGCAGCCTGGACTGCGGGGGCCACCAGCCCCAGCGCTGCGGCAAAGGCCAGAAGACGGAGATTGTATTTCGCCATGGAATGGACCCTCCTGATCATTTGGAAACCGGAAAGACCGGGTCGAGGACGCGAGTGGGAAGGCTTTCGGGGATGGCAACGCCTTGCCGCAAGCACACCGACTTCCGACGCATTATGGTTCAACATACGCACGCTCCTCAAGAAACGCAATGCAGCGCCGATAACACAGTATTTTTTCGCGGTTGTACGCGGCACGTTGCAGGCCTTGCTGCTCGGCCCGACCGCGGCGGAACGTCGAGGTGGCGTCGACCGATCAGCTGCGGTAGGCGCTGCGCTCCGCTCAGACTACCCCGGCCCCCTGCAACCGCTCGAACTCCCCCTCCGCCATCCCCAGCCGCTCGATGTAGATCTCTCGGTTGTGCACCCCCATCGGTAACCCGGCGTACTCGATCCTGCCCGGCGTCTCCGACAACCGCGGCTGCACCGTCGGCATCCGCAGCTTGCCCAGCTCCGGGTCATCGATCTCGGTCAGTGCCCCGCGCGCGATCATGTGCGGATCTTCCGCCAGGTCCTTGAAGTCCGCGATCGGTGCGGCGGCCACTTCTGCCGCCAGCAGTGCCTTCATGCACTCGGCCTGCGTACGCTCGCCGACCCACGCCGACACCACCGTATCGACTGCGTCCACGTTCGTGAGTCGTGCCTGGTTCGTCGCGAACCGCTCGTCCTTCAGCAGCGCCGACTGCCCCATCACCGCGAACAGCCGCTCGGTGATCGCCTGTGTCGATCCTGCGATCGCCACCCACCGGTCGTCCTTCGTGCGGTAGGTGTTGCGCGGTGCCGATCCGGTCGTACGGTTGCCGTAGCGCTTGCCCGGCAGCCCGAGCTGGTCCCATGACACCGCGTGCCCGGTCAGTACCGTGTACAGCGTCTCGACCAGGCTGGTGTCGATCGACTGGCCGCGTCCGGTGCCTTTCGCGTCGCGCTGGTACAGCGCCAGCAGCACGCCGATCGTCGAGTACAGCGCGGCGACGGTGTCCGCGAGCGGGAAGGGTGGCAGGGTGGGCGGGCCGTCGGGCTGGCCGGTGATCTGGGCGAAGCCGCTCATCGCCTCGGCCAGCGTGCCGAAGCCGGGGCGGTCGCTGTACGGCCCGGTCTGGCCGAAACCAGACACGCGCACCATCACCAGCCCGGGGCTCAGTGCGCGCAGGCGTTCCTCGCCGAGGTTCCATTGCTCGAAGGTGCCGGCGCGAAAGCTCTCGATCACCACGTCGGCCTTCAGCGCCTCGACCAGCCGGCAGAACAGCTCCTGGCCCTCCGGCTTGCTCAGCGACAGGGTGATCGTCTTCTTGTTGCGCGACAGCTGCTTCCAGACCAGCGGCACGCCGCCCTTGTTGCGTCCGAAGTAGCGGCCCTGGTCTCCGCCGCGCGGGTTCTCGACCTTGATCACCTCGGCGCCGAAGTCGCCGAGGATCATCGCGATCGTCGGGCCAGCCACGACCTGTCCGCAGTCGAAGACCGTGATGCCGGAGAGCGGCAGAGCCGACGATGTGTCCTTGCGGAAATCGTTCTCAGCCAACGTCCTGTCCCCCGCGTTTCGCGCTGTCGCCCCACGCCAGCACCCGTCGTGCCGTCTCGGCCATTGCATAGTCGATCATCGTGCCGCCGTCGATCGTGGTGGCGGCGGAGCCGCGTGCGACCGCTTCGTCGAACGCGACGATCACCCGCCGGTAGTAGTCGAGTTCCTTCTCGGTCGGGGTAAACACCTCGTTCACCAGCGCGACCTGGTTCGGATGGATGCACGACTTTCCGCGGTAGCCTAGGCGCCGCACCGCCTCGCAGCAGGTACGCAGACCCTCGGGGTCGCGGATCTTCGCGTAGGTGCCGTCGAGCACATGCTTCACGCCTGCCGCCTTTGCGGCGAGCAGTACATGTGAGCGCACGTAAAGCACCTCGTGGCCCTCGGGCGACCAGGTGTAGCCGAGATCCGCCTGCAGGTCGCCGTCCTGCGCGGTGCCGCAGCTCACGGCATTCACCCGCGGCGAGGCCGAACAGATGTCGAACGCGAACCAGCAGCCGCGCGCGGTCTCCAGGCTCGGCGTGATGCGTACCGTTCCTTCGGGGATGCCGTGCTTCTTCTCGAGCGCGGTGATCATCCGGTCGACTTCGCGCACCGTGTGCGCACTGTCGGTCATCGCCAGCCGCACCACCGAAAGACCAGGGCGTACGATCGCGTCGAGGTCTGCCTCCAG comes from Rhodocyclaceae bacterium and encodes:
- a CDS encoding CoA ester lyase gives rise to the protein MSGPRSLLFVPGNRPDMLAKAPKSGADALIIDLEDSVPVAEKDRARGIAQDFIASQGASNVLYVRVNAIGTGLLEADLDAIVRPGLSVVRLAMTDSAHTVREVDRMITALEKKHGIPEGTVRITPSLETARGCWFAFDICSASPRVNAVSCGTAQDGDLQADLGYTWSPEGHEVLYVRSHVLLAAKAAGVKHVLDGTYAKIRDPEGLRTCCEAVRRLGYRGKSCIHPNQVALVNEVFTPTEKELDYYRRVIVAFDEAVARGSAATTIDGGTMIDYAMAETARRVLAWGDSAKRGGQDVG
- a CDS encoding CoA transferase, which produces MQWPRRHDGCWRGATARNAGDRTLAENDFRKDTSSALPLSGITVFDCGQVVAGPTIAMILGDFGAEVIKVENPRGGDQGRYFGRNKGGVPLVWKQLSRNKKTITLSLSKPEGQELFCRLVEALKADVVIESFRAGTFEQWNLGEERLRALSPGLVMVRVSGFGQTGPYSDRPGFGTLAEAMSGFAQITGQPDGPPTLPPFPLADTVAALYSTIGVLLALYQRDAKGTGRGQSIDTSLVETLYTVLTGHAVSWDQLGLPGKRYGNRTTGSAPRNTYRTKDDRWVAIAGSTQAITERLFAVMGQSALLKDERFATNQARLTNVDAVDTVVSAWVGERTQAECMKALLAAEVAAAPIADFKDLAEDPHMIARGALTEIDDPELGKLRMPTVQPRLSETPGRIEYAGLPMGVHNREIYIERLGMAEGEFERLQGAGVV